From Halorussus lipolyticus:
AAATCGACGTGAACCACCGGCTGACTACCTGCGCCGCCGGTATTCGGCCGAATTTCCGGTATAGAAACGCCGACACCCGTGATACCGCGACCCTCGGAAGCGTTATCCGTGGACGGGGCCTTTGTAAAATTGTAATGGCAAAAGGTACTGTTGATTTCTTCAACGACACTGGCGGCTACGGTTTCATCTCTACTGACGACGAGGACGACGACGTGTTCTTCCACATGGAGGATGTCGGCGGTCCGGACCTCGAAGAGGGAACCGACATCGAATTCGACATCGAAGACGCCCCCAAGGGGCCGCGCGCGACGAACGTCGTTCGCGCGTAAGTCGGAAACTAACGTCGCCTTGCGCGACACCACAACGAACATTTTCGAGCGATACACCTAACATCGCTTTTCACGACGCTACTCAACCGTGAGACTATTCTCCGCACTCGTTAGAGCAACCTAATCATTCCCTATACGATTGTATAGGTGGTTATAAAATAACCAGTCACGTCTCAACGCGGTCGAAATTGTATCGCCGCTCAGTCCAACTCGCCCTGCCGAATCGCTCGCTCCGCTTCTTCGAGCGCCGTCTCGCGGTCGAATCCGTCCACGATTTCCGTTAACTCGTCGTCACTCGCGCCCTGCAACTCCCGAGCGTGTTCGGTCACGTTCGGAATCGCCCGCATGATGTTGTCTACAATCGGAATCGTGGCGGTCTGGGCCGAGCGAGACATCGGATTCAGGTCCACGACGATTTCGGTCTTGCCCATCTCGGCCAGCGCCTCGGCCCGGTCGCCGTCTTCGAGTGGCACCACCACCACGTCGGCGTCGTGGATGCCCTCGGCGTCCACCTTGGCGCGCTCGTGTTCCAACCCCGGAATCCGAGCGTCCGCTGTGAGGCCCTTCACGTCCTCTGCGCCGTGTTCTCGCAGGTGGTCGGCGATGGCTTGCATGCGCTCGTCGGTCCGGTTGAACAGGTTCACTTCGATGTCGGCCCCCGTCGCCTCGGCCAACTCCACCATCTCGCCGGGCACGAGCGCCGCGACGTTGCCGTTGACCGAGAGGACCGCGTGGTCGGCCAGTAGCAACTGGGCGGCCGCTGTCCGCTCGGCCTCGTCGGCGCTCGGGATGGTCTGCTCGCCCAGCAAGTAGTCGTAGGCTTCGCCCCGGCCCTGCGCGATGAGGCCCTGTTGGCTGGTGATACCCTTCTCGACGCCCTCCTCGATTCGGTGGCGGGTCCGAAGCGACTGGGCGCGCGGGTGGTCGTCGGGAATCTCGGTCATATCCGACGTTGGGCGGGGTAGCGGGAAAAATCGACCTATCTCGCGCTCGCCGACCGCTCACTCGTCGGCGAGTTCGTAGGTGACTTCAATCGACTCGGAGACCGGGATAGGACCGGGATGGACGTCGAGGTCCCCGCTCGACGCGAGGGCGTCGTCCACGATGCTCGACATCCCCGACTCTCGTCCTCGGGCGGTGACCTCCTGCACGCCGCCGACGCTCAACTCCTCGGCGTCCGCGATTCGCTCGGCCTTCGCTCTGGCGCGGTCCATCGCGGCGTCGAGGGCGTCGGCCTCGAGTTGGGTCCGGGTCTCGTCGGACAGGCCGAACTCGACGCTGGGGACGGTCGCACCCGCGTCCGACGCCACCACGACGACCTCACGGACCGCCTCCGGCGCGCAATCGATGCGGAGTCGTTCGACCGCTCGGTACGCTTCGTCGGTTGCGGGGTCGAACGCCTGCGAGGAGTCCGCCACCTCCAGTTCAGTCGTCGCAATCCGGTCGGGGTCGAGTTCGGCGAGCGCCTCTCGAACGGCGGCCGCACAGCGCCGAGCGTTCTCCTGCGCAGAGGCGGCCGACTCCCCTTCGCCGATGGCCGTCGCCTCGACGACCGCTTTCTCCGGCGACTGTTCGCACCGCCCCGCGGCGTCGGTCGTAATCGTGCGTCCGGTCATGGTGACGAATCGACACAACGAATCGCCGACACAAAGTCGTTTCAGTCCATCTCCAACGTCGCGCCGGTGGGGTGGACCTCGCAGGCCTCGGCGTCGTACCCCGCCCGCGTCAGGCCGTTGCCGAGCGCGAAAATCGTCTCGCCGAGCATCGCCATCGCGGCCTCGCCGCCCTCGTCTGCCACGTCTTCCAGAACGTCCTCGACCCCCGGAGTCAGCAGGTCGGCCTCGCGGGCGAATTTCCGCGAGGACGCCAGCAGAGTGGGGAGGGTCGGCTTCTCCACGAGACGGACCAGCATGTCCACGCCGACTTCCGAGAGGCGGTCGGTGTTGCCCGCGAGGACCTCCTCGGTCGAGCGTTCCCCGAGGGTGAGATACTCCACCCGACTCCGGGCCGGAACGCCGTCCATCCGGCCGTATTCGGGCGCACCGGGGTCGAGTCGAATCGGCACGCCGCCGCGGGCTTGGGCCACCACGTCGCCGAGTCCGGTCCCGGCCTCGACCTCCGCCGTGTGGGCGATGGTCACGAGTTCGTTCTCCGAGCGCCCGCAGTCGAAGGTCCGGTTGGCCGCCAGCGCGGTCCCGAGCGCCGCGGCCCCCGAGACGCCGAAGCCCGCGCCAATCGGCAGGTCGGTCGTGGCGGTCACGCGCGCCTCGACGCCGAGGTCGCCCAGCACTCGCGTCACCGCCTCGATGGCGGCCGGTTCGTCGTTCAACTGCATCGAGGTCTCCACGGCGGGTTCGACCTCGACGGTCACGCCCTCCGAGAGCGTCAGGCCAGCGCCCCGCGACCCGGCTTGCTCGGGGTCGTCGGCCTCGTGAACGCTGAAGAAGCCGGTGACGTGGCCCGGCACGAACGCCCGCGACGAGTCGTCGGTCATGCTCTGGCCTTTCGCGTCACGCCGTATAACGTTTATAATCTCTGTTGACTGCTAGAGTGGGATCGCCCTCATCCACAACTTCATAAGTGATTACGTCTTAGCACATTGCATACATGCCATCGATTAGTGCCCGCATTCCTGACGACGAGGAAGAAATCTTAGAAGAGGTCGCAGACCTGCTAGAAGAAGATAAGAGTACGACAATTCGAAAGGCGCTCCATCAAGGCCTTTACGACCTTCGCGTTCGTGTCGCAATAGAACGGTATCAATCAGGTGAGGTTTCGGTGAATGAAGCGGCCCGAATCGCGGGAGTCTCGCTCGGAGAGTGGTTCGAGATTGCCCGTGAGCGAAATTTAACTTCGCAGTTGTCTCCTGATGATTTGGAAGCCGACGCTGATGCCGCTCATGAGCTATGAGAAGACGAATTCTTGCCGATGCGACGGTACTTATTGCACTCGGTCAAATTGGGGAGCTTGACTTACTCACCTGTTTCGATGGTGAAATCAGCGTCGTCCCGAAGGTCGAATCCGAAGTGACGACCGAACCAGCGAATACGAACCTCGAAAACTTTCTGGATCGTTATGAGTTTCCTCGTGTTGCCCGAGTTACTGAAAAAGGAACGGAAGCACCAGATTATACAGAAGCAAAGCAGATTCTCGGCGAAAACGAAGTCAACGGTGACGTACAGATTCTCACAGCGATATTGGTAGACGAGAACCACGACGAATTCGCTGTAATTTCTGACGACCAGCGCGTCCGTACCGTCTCGCGCCGACTTGGGGCAACCGTTACTGGAACAGTCGGTGTAATTGTACGTGCTGTAGATGAACGAAATATGACTGTTGAGGAGGGTAAAGGCCTCGTTCGTCGGGTTGACAGTCACGGTCTACACATGACCGGCGAACTTCGTGAAAAAGCGTACAAGTTGGTCGAAGAAGCCGCGGAAAACGAGTAGTTGGTTTACGGACTCAGACGCTGACGGTCTCGCGGGAAGAGGACGGCCTCGCGGATGTTCTCCAGTCCGAGCATCGTCATGATGAGGCGCTCGCCGCCGAGACCCCATCCGGCGTGGGGCGGCATGCCGTACTTGAACATCTTGGTGTAGTACTCGAAGGCGTCGGGGTCGAGTCCCTGCTGTTCGAAGCCTTCGACCAGCTTGTCGTAGCGGTGTTCACGCTGGCCGCCCGAGACGAGTTCCATGTTCGGGTGCATCATGTCGAACCCGGTCGAGAGCTGTTCGTCGTCGTCGTGGTCCTTGATGTAGAAGGGCTTGATTTCGCTGGGCCAGTCGGTGATGAAGTAGTGGGAGCCAACGTCCTCGCCGAGTGCCTTCTCGCCCTCGGTGGGCAGGTCGTCGCCCCAGACCAACTGCTCGTCGAGTTCGCCCGTGGCGTTGATGCGCTCGATGGCCTCCTCGTAAGTGAGTCGCGGGAAGTCGCCCTCCGGGACCTCGAAGTCGTCGTATCCGAGTGCTTCCAGTTCCTCCTGACAGTTCTCGGCGACGCCCTCGTAGGCAGACTTGACGACGTGTTCGCAGGCGTCCATCGCGTCCTCGTGGTCGTAGAAGGCGCTCTCGAAGTCGATGGAGGTCGCTTCGTTGAGGTGCCGGGGCGTGTTGTGTTCCTCGGCGCGGAAGATGGGACCGACTTCGAAGACTCGTTCGAGACCGGAGCCGACCATCAGTTGCTTGAACAACTGGGGCGACTGGTTCATGAACGCTTCCTGCCCGAAGTACGTGATGGGGAACAGTTCGGTGCCGCCCTCGGTGCCCGTCGCCACGATTTTCGGCGTGTTGATTTCGGTCGAACCGAGATTGCGGAAGGCCTCGCGGACCGACCGCAGGACCTCGGCGCGAATCTCGAAGATGGCCTTGGTCTCGTCCTTCCGGAGGTCGAGGGTGCGGTTGTCGAGGCGCGTCGAGAGGTCGGCGTCCACCTTACCCGAGGGGTCAAGCGGGAGTTCGGGGTCGGCGTCGGCGATGACCTCGACCGATTCGGGGACGATTTCGACGCCGGTCGGGGCGCGTTCTTCCTCCTCGACGTCGCCAGTCACCTTGACGACGCTCTCGCGGTTGACGTTGATGCCGGTCTCCACGAGGTCGTCGTCCATCTCGTCCTTCTCGAACTTGACCTGAATCTTGCCGGTCGTGTCGCGGACGATGAGGAATGCGATGCCACCGAGGTCGCGGATTTCGTGTGCCCAGCCGGCGACCGTCGCGGTCTCGCCGGGTTCGGCGTCGGCCGTGTACGTTCGGTCTTCCATGGGTCTGAGTTTCTGCGGCGTTCTCTTAAACGCCGTCATTTCGTCGGAAGGAAATCGCTCGCAAACCCACGTATGCTTTCCGGAAGTGTGTTCCTTGTTCTCACTCCTTCCGGGTCGTCATCCCCACTGCGACCGCTTCGATGAGCGCGTCCCGGACCGCACGGTAGAAGGTCTCGTCGCCGAAGTCGTCCTTGCGGTAGGCGACGAACTTCACGACGCCCATCGCGGCCGACAGGACCTCGGGGTCACCCTCGCGGAGTCGGCCCTCGGCTTGCCACTTTTCGACGTAGGGAACGATGTAGCTCAGGGACTGAGAGCGCTCTTCTCGTAGCTCCTCGCCGCTGAACTGGGCCATCAGGCGCGAGAGGTCGTCGTCCACGACCAGTCGCCGGACGAGTGGATTGGTCTCGATTTCCTCACAGAGGAGCGTCAGGA
This genomic window contains:
- a CDS encoding cold-shock protein — encoded protein: MAKGTVDFFNDTGGYGFISTDDEDDDVFFHMEDVGGPDLEEGTDIEFDIEDAPKGPRATNVVRA
- a CDS encoding 4-phosphopantoate--beta-alanine ligase; the protein is MTEIPDDHPRAQSLRTRHRIEEGVEKGITSQQGLIAQGRGEAYDYLLGEQTIPSADEAERTAAAQLLLADHAVLSVNGNVAALVPGEMVELAEATGADIEVNLFNRTDERMQAIADHLREHGAEDVKGLTADARIPGLEHERAKVDAEGIHDADVVVVPLEDGDRAEALAEMGKTEIVVDLNPMSRSAQTATIPIVDNIMRAIPNVTEHARELQGASDDELTEIVDGFDRETALEEAERAIRQGELD
- a CDS encoding SIMPL domain-containing protein, translated to MTGRTITTDAAGRCEQSPEKAVVEATAIGEGESAASAQENARRCAAAVREALAELDPDRIATTELEVADSSQAFDPATDEAYRAVERLRIDCAPEAVREVVVVASDAGATVPSVEFGLSDETRTQLEADALDAAMDRARAKAERIADAEELSVGGVQEVTARGRESGMSSIVDDALASSGDLDVHPGPIPVSESIEVTYELADE
- a CDS encoding pantoate kinase codes for the protein MTDDSSRAFVPGHVTGFFSVHEADDPEQAGSRGAGLTLSEGVTVEVEPAVETSMQLNDEPAAIEAVTRVLGDLGVEARVTATTDLPIGAGFGVSGAAALGTALAANRTFDCGRSENELVTIAHTAEVEAGTGLGDVVAQARGGVPIRLDPGAPEYGRMDGVPARSRVEYLTLGERSTEEVLAGNTDRLSEVGVDMLVRLVEKPTLPTLLASSRKFAREADLLTPGVEDVLEDVADEGGEAAMAMLGETIFALGNGLTRAGYDAEACEVHPTGATLEMD
- a CDS encoding UPF0175 family protein; this encodes MPSISARIPDDEEEILEEVADLLEEDKSTTIRKALHQGLYDLRVRVAIERYQSGEVSVNEAARIAGVSLGEWFEIARERNLTSQLSPDDLEADADAAHEL
- the aspS gene encoding aspartate--tRNA(Asn) ligase gives rise to the protein MEDRTYTADAEPGETATVAGWAHEIRDLGGIAFLIVRDTTGKIQVKFEKDEMDDDLVETGINVNRESVVKVTGDVEEEERAPTGVEIVPESVEVIADADPELPLDPSGKVDADLSTRLDNRTLDLRKDETKAIFEIRAEVLRSVREAFRNLGSTEINTPKIVATGTEGGTELFPITYFGQEAFMNQSPQLFKQLMVGSGLERVFEVGPIFRAEEHNTPRHLNEATSIDFESAFYDHEDAMDACEHVVKSAYEGVAENCQEELEALGYDDFEVPEGDFPRLTYEEAIERINATGELDEQLVWGDDLPTEGEKALGEDVGSHYFITDWPSEIKPFYIKDHDDDEQLSTGFDMMHPNMELVSGGQREHRYDKLVEGFEQQGLDPDAFEYYTKMFKYGMPPHAGWGLGGERLIMTMLGLENIREAVLFPRDRQRLSP
- a CDS encoding TetR/AcrR family transcriptional regulator; this encodes MAGFDDAERDRIRGQLRETGRELFARYGLDKTTIGDLTDPAGIANGTFYRFYDSKEQLYFEILRDEGEHLATELVAESFERVGDAEDAGDEDSLDPEEAIVAFLTLLCEEIETNPLVRRLVVDDDLSRLMAQFSGEELREERSQSLSYIVPYVEKWQAEGRLREGDPEVLSAAMGVVKFVAYRKDDFGDETFYRAVRDALIEAVAVGMTTRKE